A stretch of the Serratia marcescens genome encodes the following:
- the ubiK gene encoding ubiquinone biosynthesis accessory factor UbiK, with amino-acid sequence MIDPKKIEQIARQVHESMPKGVREFGEDVEKKIRQVLQSQLTRLDLVNREEFDVQTQVLLRTREKLALLEQRMAELESKLSAAPAAKQEDE; translated from the coding sequence ATGATTGACCCGAAAAAAATCGAACAAATCGCACGCCAGGTTCATGAGTCCATGCCTAAAGGCGTTCGTGAATTCGGGGAAGACGTTGAGAAAAAAATCCGTCAGGTCCTGCAGTCGCAGCTGACCCGCTTGGATTTGGTTAACCGCGAAGAGTTCGACGTACAGACTCAGGTGCTGTTGCGCACCCGCGAGAAACTGGCGCTGTTGGAACAGCGCATGGCCGAGCTGGAAAGCAAACTGAGCGCGGCACCGGCAGCCAAACAGGAAGACGAATAA
- the hldE gene encoding bifunctional D-glycero-beta-D-manno-heptose-7-phosphate kinase/D-glycero-beta-D-manno-heptose 1-phosphate adenylyltransferase HldE, with the protein MKVTLPDFRRAGVLVVGDVMLDRYWYGPTSRISPEAPVPVVKVDTIEERPGGAANVAMNIASLGATSRLVGLTGIDDAARALSAKLNEVNVRCDFVSVPTHPTITKLRVLSRNQQLIRLDFEEGFSNVDPQPMLERIQQALPQIGALVLSDYAKGALSQVQGMIQLARAAKVPVLIDPKGSDFERYRGATLLTPNLSEFEAVVGHCKDEAELVERGMKLVADFELSALLVTRSEHGMTLLQPGVEPLHLPTQAQEVFDVTGAGDTVIGVLAASLAAGNSLEESCFLANAAAGVVVGKLGTSTVSPIELENAVRGRAETGFGVMTEAQLKHAVAQARQRGEKVVMTNGIFDILHAGHVSYLANARKLGDRLIVAVNSDASTKRLKGETRPVNALENRMIVLGALEAVDWVVPFEEDTPQRLIADILPDLLVKGGDYKPEEIAGSAEVWANGGDVKVLNFEDGLSTTNIINAIKDGRG; encoded by the coding sequence ATGAAAGTTACGCTGCCTGATTTTCGCCGCGCCGGTGTGCTGGTGGTCGGTGACGTCATGTTGGATCGCTATTGGTATGGGCCGACCAGCCGCATTTCACCGGAAGCCCCGGTGCCGGTGGTCAAGGTCGATACCATCGAAGAGCGTCCCGGCGGCGCGGCTAACGTGGCGATGAACATCGCTTCGCTGGGAGCCACTTCCCGCCTGGTGGGCCTGACCGGCATCGACGATGCGGCGCGGGCGCTAAGCGCCAAGCTGAATGAAGTCAACGTGCGCTGCGACTTCGTCTCGGTGCCGACCCATCCGACCATCACCAAGCTGCGCGTGCTGTCGCGCAACCAGCAGCTGATCCGTCTCGACTTCGAAGAAGGCTTCTCCAACGTCGATCCGCAGCCGATGCTGGAGCGTATTCAGCAGGCGCTGCCGCAGATCGGCGCGCTGGTGCTGTCCGATTACGCCAAGGGCGCGCTCAGCCAGGTGCAGGGCATGATCCAACTGGCGCGCGCCGCCAAAGTGCCGGTACTGATCGATCCGAAAGGCTCTGACTTCGAGCGCTATCGCGGCGCGACGCTGCTGACGCCGAACCTGTCCGAGTTCGAAGCGGTGGTGGGCCACTGCAAGGATGAGGCGGAGCTGGTGGAACGCGGCATGAAGCTGGTGGCGGATTTTGAGCTGTCGGCGCTGCTGGTTACCCGTTCCGAACACGGCATGACGCTGCTGCAGCCGGGCGTTGAACCGCTGCATTTGCCGACCCAGGCGCAGGAAGTGTTCGATGTGACCGGCGCGGGCGACACTGTGATCGGCGTGCTGGCCGCCTCGCTGGCCGCCGGTAATTCGCTGGAAGAGTCCTGTTTCCTGGCTAACGCCGCCGCCGGCGTGGTGGTGGGCAAGCTTGGCACCTCTACCGTGTCGCCCATCGAGCTGGAAAACGCGGTGCGCGGCCGTGCCGAAACCGGTTTTGGCGTGATGACCGAAGCGCAGTTGAAGCATGCTGTCGCGCAGGCGCGTCAGCGCGGCGAAAAAGTGGTGATGACCAACGGCATCTTCGACATTTTGCATGCCGGCCACGTCTCTTATCTGGCCAACGCCCGCAAGCTGGGCGACCGCCTGATCGTGGCGGTGAACAGCGATGCGTCGACCAAACGCCTGAAAGGGGAAACACGCCCGGTCAACGCGCTGGAGAATCGGATGATCGTGCTGGGCGCGCTGGAAGCGGTGGATTGGGTGGTGCCGTTCGAAGAGGATACGCCGCAGCGCTTGATCGCCGACATTCTGCCGGATCTGCTGGTGAAAGGCGGTGATTACAAACCGGAAGAGATTGCCGGCAGTGCGGAAGTGTGGGCCAACGGCGGGGATGTCAAAGTGCTGAACTTTGAAGACGGGCTGTCGACCACCAACATCATCAACGCGATCAAAGACGGTCGCGGCTAA
- a CDS encoding glutathionylspermidine synthase family protein, translated as MKRIAITERPDWREKATEFGFRFHTMYGEPYWCEDAYYQFTLAQIEEIENATAELHQMCLQVVEKVVGSDELMTKFCIPKHTWEFVRSSWRTNQPSLYSRLDLAYDGVNPPKLLENNADTPTSLYEAAFFQWLWLEDQINAGKLDPESDQYNSLQEKLIERFAELKAHHGFGLLHLACCQDSEEDRGTVQYLQDCAQEAGLPTEFLFMEEIGLGEKGQFTDLQDQVIGNLFKLYPWEFMLREMFSTKLEDAGVRWLEPAWKSIISNKALLPLLWEMFPNHPNLLPAYFAQDDHPPMDHYVTKPLFSREGANIQIVENGQEVARVDGPYGEEGMIVQQFHPLPKFEDSYTLIGSWLVNDQPCGIGLREDRELITQDLSRFYPHTILG; from the coding sequence ATGAAACGTATTGCTATTACCGAGCGCCCGGACTGGCGTGAAAAAGCGACCGAGTTCGGTTTCCGTTTCCACACCATGTACGGCGAGCCGTACTGGTGTGAAGACGCCTATTACCAGTTCACGCTGGCGCAGATTGAAGAGATCGAAAACGCCACCGCCGAGCTGCACCAGATGTGCCTGCAGGTGGTGGAAAAAGTGGTCGGCAGTGACGAGCTGATGACCAAGTTCTGCATCCCGAAACACACCTGGGAGTTCGTACGCAGCTCCTGGCGCACCAACCAGCCGTCGCTGTACTCGCGTCTCGATCTGGCCTACGACGGCGTCAACCCGCCGAAGCTGCTGGAGAACAACGCCGATACGCCAACCTCGCTGTATGAGGCGGCCTTCTTCCAGTGGCTGTGGCTGGAAGACCAGATCAACGCCGGCAAACTGGATCCGGAGTCGGATCAGTACAACAGCCTGCAGGAAAAGCTGATCGAGCGTTTCGCCGAGCTGAAAGCGCATCACGGCTTCGGCCTGTTGCACCTGGCCTGCTGCCAGGACAGCGAAGAAGATCGCGGCACGGTGCAATATCTGCAGGACTGCGCGCAGGAAGCCGGTCTGCCGACCGAGTTCCTGTTCATGGAAGAGATTGGTCTCGGCGAGAAAGGCCAGTTTACCGATCTGCAGGATCAGGTGATTGGCAACCTGTTCAAGCTCTACCCGTGGGAATTCATGCTGCGCGAGATGTTCTCCACCAAGCTCGAAGACGCCGGCGTGCGCTGGCTGGAGCCGGCCTGGAAGAGCATCATCTCCAACAAAGCGCTGCTGCCGCTGCTGTGGGAAATGTTCCCGAACCACCCGAATCTGTTGCCGGCTTATTTCGCGCAAGACGATCATCCGCCGATGGATCATTACGTCACCAAGCCGCTGTTCTCACGCGAAGGCGCCAATATCCAGATCGTCGAAAACGGTCAGGAAGTGGCGCGTGTGGACGGACCTTATGGTGAAGAAGGCATGATCGTGCAGCAGTTCCACCCGCTGCCGAAGTTTGAAGACAGCTATACGTTGATCGGCAGCTGGCTGGTGAACGATCAGCCTTGCGGTATCGGCCTGCGCGAAGATCGCGAACTGATCACGCAGGATCTGTCGCGCTTCTATCCGCACACCATCCTCGGCTGA
- the glnE gene encoding bifunctional [glutamate--ammonia ligase]-adenylyl-L-tyrosine phosphorylase/[glutamate--ammonia-ligase] adenylyltransferase has translation MSPLSAALQAQAQQVVQRFQEVHGADCAFSEQEQWVLASSDFVSDALFAQPAWLATLREQPPAPGEWQHYAAWLQDELEEVRDEAQLMRTLRLFRRETLVRIAWAQAQGLCSTEETLLQLSGLAETLIVSARDWLYQTCCREWGTPCNAAGEPQPLLILGMGKLGGGELNFSSDIDLIFAYPENGQTQGGRRELDNAQFFTRLGQRLIKALDQQTIDGFVYRVDMRLRPFGDSGPLVMSFAALEDYYQEQGRDWERYAMVKARLMGGAEDAHSQELRKTLRPFVFRRYIDFSVIQSLRNMKGMIAREVRRRGLKDNIKLGAGGIREIEFITQVFQLIRGGREPALQGRSLLPTLQAVGELGLLEAEQVRALSAAYLFLRRLENLLQAIGDQQTQTLPQDALDQARLAYGMGLADWPALMATLELHMQAVRAVFDDLIGDDSPDVGEDPDYQHYHSLWQDALEENELAPLTPHLDEEGRRQMLRTIADFRHDVDKRTIGPRGRDVLDQLMPRLLAEVCPRQDAPTALVRLAQLLLSIVTRTTYLELLVEYHAALSHLIRLCAASPMVANQLSRYPLLLDELLDPATLYQPVALDAYRSELRQYLLRVPEDDEEQKLEALRQFKQAQQLRIAAADIAGALPVMKVSDHLTYLAEAIIDAVVQQAWSDMVARYGQPTHLQEREGRGFAVIGYGKLGGWELGYSSDLDLVFLLDCPPEVMTDGDRCIDGRQFYLRLAQRVMHLFSTRTSSGILYEVDARLRPSGAAGMLVSTVEAFADYQQNEAWTWEHQALVRARIVHGDPALHQQFDAIRREILCKTRDAEILKREVREMREKMRNHLGNKQRDLFDIKTDEGGITDIEFIAQYLVLRYAPGEPRLTRWSDNVRIFELMANYDIMPEEEARALTQAYVTMRDEIHHLALQEHSGKVGSELFAAEREQVRASWAKWLD, from the coding sequence ATGTCGCCACTTTCAGCCGCGTTACAGGCTCAGGCACAGCAGGTTGTGCAGCGTTTTCAGGAAGTTCACGGCGCGGACTGCGCCTTTAGCGAACAGGAGCAGTGGGTGCTGGCGTCGAGCGATTTCGTCAGCGACGCGCTGTTCGCCCAGCCGGCCTGGCTGGCGACGCTGCGCGAACAGCCGCCGGCGCCCGGCGAGTGGCAACACTATGCCGCCTGGTTGCAGGACGAGCTGGAAGAGGTGCGCGATGAGGCCCAGCTGATGCGCACGCTGCGTCTGTTTCGCCGTGAAACGCTGGTGCGCATTGCCTGGGCGCAGGCTCAGGGGCTGTGTTCGACCGAAGAAACGCTGCTGCAGCTGAGCGGATTGGCGGAAACGCTGATCGTCAGCGCGCGCGACTGGCTGTACCAAACCTGCTGCCGCGAGTGGGGCACGCCGTGCAACGCCGCCGGTGAACCGCAGCCGCTGCTGATCCTCGGCATGGGCAAGCTGGGCGGCGGCGAGCTGAATTTCTCGTCGGATATCGATCTGATCTTCGCCTACCCGGAAAACGGCCAGACCCAGGGCGGGCGGCGCGAGCTGGACAATGCCCAGTTCTTCACCCGCCTCGGCCAGCGGCTGATCAAGGCGCTGGATCAGCAGACCATCGACGGCTTCGTTTATCGCGTCGACATGCGGCTGCGGCCGTTCGGCGACAGCGGCCCGTTGGTGATGAGCTTCGCGGCGCTGGAAGATTACTATCAGGAGCAGGGGCGCGACTGGGAACGTTATGCGATGGTGAAGGCGCGCCTGATGGGCGGCGCAGAAGACGCCCACAGCCAGGAGCTGCGCAAAACGCTGCGGCCGTTCGTGTTCCGCCGCTATATCGATTTCAGCGTCATTCAATCATTGCGCAACATGAAGGGCATGATCGCCCGTGAAGTGCGGCGTCGCGGCCTGAAGGACAACATCAAGCTGGGTGCCGGCGGCATTCGGGAAATCGAATTCATCACCCAGGTATTCCAGCTGATCCGCGGCGGCCGCGAGCCGGCGCTGCAGGGGCGTTCACTGTTGCCGACGCTGCAGGCGGTGGGTGAGCTGGGGCTGCTGGAGGCCGAGCAAGTGCGGGCGCTGAGCGCCGCCTATCTGTTCCTGCGGCGGCTGGAGAATCTGCTGCAGGCGATCGGCGATCAGCAAACCCAGACGCTGCCGCAGGATGCGCTCGATCAGGCACGGCTGGCCTACGGCATGGGGCTGGCGGATTGGCCGGCGCTGATGGCGACGCTGGAGTTGCACATGCAGGCGGTGCGGGCGGTGTTCGACGACCTGATCGGCGACGATAGCCCGGATGTCGGCGAAGATCCCGACTACCAACACTACCACAGCCTATGGCAGGACGCGCTGGAGGAAAATGAGCTGGCGCCGTTGACGCCGCACCTGGACGAAGAGGGGCGCCGACAGATGTTGCGCACCATCGCCGATTTCCGCCATGACGTCGACAAACGCACCATCGGCCCGCGCGGCCGCGACGTGCTCGATCAGTTGATGCCGCGCCTGTTGGCGGAAGTGTGCCCGCGCCAGGACGCGCCGACCGCGCTGGTGCGACTGGCGCAGCTGCTGCTCAGCATCGTCACCCGTACGACCTACCTCGAGCTGCTGGTGGAGTACCACGCGGCGCTCAGCCATCTGATCCGCCTGTGCGCCGCGTCGCCGATGGTTGCCAACCAGCTGTCGCGCTATCCGCTGTTGCTGGACGAACTGCTGGATCCGGCCACGCTGTATCAGCCGGTGGCGCTGGATGCCTACCGCAGCGAGCTGCGCCAGTACCTGCTGCGGGTGCCGGAAGACGACGAAGAGCAAAAGCTGGAGGCGCTGCGCCAGTTCAAACAGGCGCAGCAACTGCGCATCGCCGCGGCGGATATCGCCGGCGCGCTGCCGGTGATGAAAGTGAGCGACCACCTGACTTATCTGGCGGAAGCGATCATCGACGCGGTGGTGCAACAGGCCTGGAGCGACATGGTGGCGCGCTACGGCCAGCCGACCCATCTGCAGGAGCGTGAAGGGCGCGGCTTTGCGGTGATCGGCTACGGCAAGCTGGGTGGCTGGGAGCTGGGTTACAGTTCCGATCTCGATCTGGTGTTCCTGCTGGATTGCCCGCCGGAGGTGATGACCGACGGCGATCGCTGCATCGACGGCCGTCAGTTCTACCTGCGGCTGGCGCAGCGGGTGATGCATCTGTTCAGTACCCGCACCTCCTCCGGCATTCTGTATGAGGTGGACGCGCGCCTGCGGCCTTCCGGCGCCGCGGGGATGCTGGTCAGCACCGTCGAGGCGTTCGCCGACTACCAGCAAAATGAAGCCTGGACCTGGGAACATCAGGCCCTGGTGCGTGCGCGCATCGTGCATGGCGATCCGGCGCTGCATCAGCAGTTCGACGCGATCCGGCGCGAGATCCTGTGCAAAACGCGCGATGCGGAGATCCTGAAGCGCGAAGTGCGCGAGATGCGCGAAAAGATGCGCAACCATCTCGGCAACAAGCAGCGCGATCTGTTTGATATCAAAACCGATGAGGGCGGCATTACCGACATCGAATTTATCGCCCAATATCTGGTCTTACGCTATGCGCCGGGTGAACCGCGGCTGACGCGTTGGTCGGACAACGTGCGCATCTTCGAGCTGATGGCCAATTACGACATCATGCCGGAAGAGGAGGCGCGCGCGTTGACCCAGGCCTATGTCACCATGCGCGACGAGATCCACCATCTGGCGCTGCAGGAGCATTCCGGCAAGGTCGGCAGCGAGCTGTTCGCCGCCGAGCGCGAGCAGGTGCGTGCCAGCTGGGCCAAATGGCTGGATTAA
- a CDS encoding TIGR04211 family SH3 domain-containing protein — protein sequence MQKLRLICLAALSFSITWAAHAEDKRYISDELSTYVHSGPGNQYRIVGTLNAGEEVTLLSVNDSTNYGQIRDPKGRTTWIPLDQLSQMPSLRTRVPELEQQVKTLTDKLANIDNTWNQRTSEMQEKVAGSDSTISSLQKENQDLKNQLVVAQKKVNAVNLQLDDKQRTIILQWFMYGGGVAGVGLLLGLLLPHLIPRRKNNNRWMN from the coding sequence ATGCAGAAATTACGCCTGATTTGCCTTGCCGCGCTGAGCTTCAGCATCACTTGGGCCGCACATGCCGAAGATAAACGCTATATCTCCGATGAGTTAAGCACTTACGTCCATAGCGGCCCAGGTAATCAGTACCGTATTGTCGGCACTCTGAACGCCGGTGAAGAAGTCACCCTATTGAGCGTCAACGACAGCACTAACTACGGCCAGATCCGCGATCCGAAAGGCCGCACCACCTGGATCCCGCTCGACCAGCTCAGCCAGATGCCAAGCCTGCGCACTCGCGTGCCCGAGCTGGAACAGCAGGTGAAAACCCTGACCGACAAGCTGGCCAACATCGACAACACCTGGAACCAGCGCACCTCGGAAATGCAGGAGAAAGTCGCGGGCAGCGACAGCACCATCAGCAGCCTGCAGAAGGAAAACCAGGATCTGAAAAACCAGCTGGTGGTCGCGCAGAAGAAGGTCAACGCCGTTAACCTGCAGCTCGACGACAAGCAGCGCACCATTATCCTGCAGTGGTTCATGTACGGCGGCGGCGTCGCCGGCGTCGGTTTGCTGCTGGGCCTGCTGTTGCCGCACCTGATCCCGCGCCGCAAGAACAACAACCGCTGGATGAACTGA
- the ribB gene encoding 3,4-dihydroxy-2-butanone-4-phosphate synthase, with protein sequence MNQTLLSDFGTPTERVERAIDALRNGRGVMVLDDENRENEGDMIFAAETMTVEQMALTIRHGSGIVCLCITEERRQQLELPMMVTNNSSQFQTAFTVTIEAAQGVTTGVSASDRLTTIRAAVADSAKPSDLNRPGHVFPLRAQPGGVLSRRGHTEATIDLVSMAGFKPAGVLCELTNDDGSMAHAPEVITFAKQHDMVVLTIEDLVAYRQAHEKKAS encoded by the coding sequence ATGAATCAGACGCTACTTTCAGACTTCGGCACGCCGACAGAACGCGTTGAACGCGCGATCGACGCACTGCGCAACGGGCGCGGCGTAATGGTGCTCGATGATGAAAACCGTGAAAACGAAGGTGACATGATCTTCGCCGCGGAAACCATGACCGTTGAGCAGATGGCGCTGACCATTCGCCACGGCAGCGGTATCGTGTGCCTGTGCATCACCGAAGAACGCCGTCAGCAGCTTGAGCTGCCGATGATGGTGACCAACAATTCCAGTCAGTTCCAGACCGCCTTCACCGTGACCATTGAAGCGGCGCAGGGCGTGACCACCGGGGTTTCCGCTTCCGATCGCCTGACCACCATCCGTGCGGCGGTGGCAGACAGCGCCAAGCCGAGCGACCTGAACCGTCCGGGCCACGTGTTCCCGCTGCGTGCGCAGCCAGGCGGCGTGCTGAGCCGTCGCGGCCACACCGAAGCGACTATCGATCTGGTTTCCATGGCCGGTTTCAAACCTGCCGGCGTGCTGTGTGAGCTGACCAACGACGATGGCAGCATGGCGCATGCGCCGGAAGTGATTACCTTCGCCAAACAGCACGACATGGTGGTGCTGACCATCGAAGATCTGGTGGCCTACCGCCAGGCGCACGAGAAAAAAGCCAGCTGA
- a CDS encoding alkaline phosphatase, with protein sequence MFRLTLATRLALSISLCAGWTATAGAADNAQLTQREDPYFLQAQAQLQQRLKQTPNTNRAKNVILVVGDGMGFSTVTAARIFEGQQRGVDGESNVLAWEAFPYLAAAKTYSADAQITDSAPSAVAMTTGVKTINDLMGLNHTATLSNCEDQQTKAVTTLWEMAATLGMATGAVTTATITHATPGATYAHIANRDWESDAKMPAAALAAGCRDIARQLVEMKYGNGLNVAMGGGRANFLPDSVSDPEYPGKKGARKDGRDLTQAWLQRYGERGQYVWNQAQFAKIEPAKVDHLLALFEPSHMNFEHDRRQDAAGEPSLAEMTGKAIDILARNPEGYLLLVEGGRIDHGSHNGNAYRTLSDAVALNEAVKTIVNKVNLDETLVIVTGDHSHTLTIAGYAKRGNPILGISVGVDGKPRLGSDGKPYTTVGFANGPGGTIPLTERPALTMEQATAPDFIQPALVPLKSETHGGEDLGIYAIGPWAHLFQGTVEENYTFHVMNYASRIGERLSER encoded by the coding sequence ATGTTCAGACTCACACTGGCAACCCGCCTGGCACTTTCCATATCCTTATGCGCCGGCTGGACGGCAACCGCCGGCGCGGCGGACAACGCGCAGCTGACGCAGCGCGAAGACCCTTACTTCCTTCAGGCGCAAGCTCAGCTGCAACAGCGGCTAAAACAGACGCCAAACACCAACCGCGCCAAAAACGTCATTCTGGTGGTCGGTGACGGCATGGGATTTTCCACCGTGACCGCTGCCCGCATTTTTGAAGGGCAGCAGCGCGGCGTGGACGGCGAATCCAACGTGCTGGCCTGGGAGGCCTTCCCCTATCTGGCGGCGGCCAAAACCTACTCCGCCGACGCCCAAATCACCGACTCCGCGCCCAGCGCAGTGGCGATGACCACCGGCGTCAAAACCATCAACGATCTGATGGGCCTCAACCATACGGCGACCCTCAGCAATTGCGAGGACCAGCAAACCAAGGCCGTCACCACGCTGTGGGAGATGGCCGCAACGCTTGGCATGGCCACCGGTGCCGTGACGACCGCGACCATCACCCACGCCACGCCGGGCGCCACCTATGCCCATATCGCCAACCGCGATTGGGAATCCGACGCAAAAATGCCGGCAGCGGCCCTGGCCGCAGGCTGCCGCGACATCGCGCGCCAGCTGGTGGAAATGAAGTACGGTAACGGCCTCAACGTGGCGATGGGCGGTGGGCGCGCCAACTTCCTGCCCGACAGCGTGAGCGATCCGGAATACCCCGGTAAAAAAGGCGCCAGAAAGGATGGCCGCGATCTGACGCAGGCCTGGCTACAACGCTATGGCGAGCGTGGGCAATATGTCTGGAATCAGGCGCAGTTCGCCAAAATCGAACCGGCCAAAGTCGACCACCTGTTGGCCCTGTTCGAGCCATCGCACATGAACTTCGAGCACGATCGGCGGCAAGACGCAGCGGGAGAGCCTTCGCTGGCGGAAATGACCGGCAAGGCCATCGATATTCTGGCCAGGAATCCCGAAGGCTACCTGCTGTTGGTGGAGGGGGGACGCATCGATCACGGTAGCCACAACGGTAACGCCTACCGCACGCTGAGCGACGCGGTCGCCCTGAACGAGGCGGTGAAAACCATCGTCAACAAGGTCAATCTGGACGAAACCCTGGTGATCGTGACCGGCGATCACAGCCACACGTTGACCATCGCCGGCTATGCCAAGCGAGGTAATCCTATCCTCGGCATTTCCGTCGGCGTCGACGGCAAACCGCGACTGGGCAGCGACGGCAAGCCTTACACCACCGTCGGCTTCGCCAATGGCCCCGGCGGCACGATCCCGCTGACCGAACGCCCGGCATTGACCATGGAACAGGCCACCGCGCCCGACTTTATTCAGCCGGCGCTGGTGCCGCTGAAAAGCGAGACCCACGGAGGGGAAGATCTCGGCATCTACGCCATCGGCCCTTGGGCGCATCTGTTCCAGGGCACGGTGGAGGAAAACTACACCTTCCACGTGATGAATTACGCCAGCCGCATCGGCGAACGCCTGTCAGAACGGTAG
- the ygiD gene encoding 4,5-DOPA dioxygenase extradiol translates to MNTSRMPALFLGHGSPMNVLEDNRYTRAWRALGESLPRPKAIVAVSAHWYTRGTAVTAMEKPKTIHDFGGFPQALFDTRYPAPGSPALAAQLQQMLAPVPVTADLGEWGLDHGTWGVLIKMYPNADIPVVQLSVDGTQPAAYHYELGRKLAALRDEGVMIVASGNVVHNLRMVKWQGDTSAYPWAESFNNFVRDNLRYRGENHPLVDFMRHEGAALSNPTPEHYLPLLYVLGGWDGKEAISVPIDGIEMGALSMLSVQVG, encoded by the coding sequence ATGAACACCTCTCGTATGCCTGCACTGTTTCTTGGCCACGGTAGCCCGATGAACGTGCTGGAAGACAACCGTTACACCCGGGCATGGCGTGCGTTGGGTGAGTCATTGCCGCGCCCGAAGGCGATCGTGGCGGTTTCCGCACATTGGTATACCCGCGGCACTGCGGTTACCGCGATGGAAAAACCCAAAACCATTCACGACTTCGGCGGGTTCCCGCAGGCGCTGTTCGATACCCGTTATCCGGCGCCGGGCTCTCCCGCGCTGGCTGCGCAGCTGCAGCAAATGCTGGCACCGGTGCCGGTGACGGCCGATCTCGGTGAGTGGGGGTTGGATCACGGCACCTGGGGCGTCTTGATCAAGATGTATCCCAATGCCGACATTCCGGTGGTGCAGCTCAGCGTCGACGGTACGCAGCCGGCGGCCTATCACTATGAGCTGGGTCGCAAACTCGCTGCGCTGCGTGATGAGGGCGTGATGATTGTCGCCAGCGGCAACGTGGTGCACAACCTGCGCATGGTGAAATGGCAGGGCGATACCAGCGCCTACCCGTGGGCGGAATCGTTCAATAACTTTGTCCGGGATAACCTGCGTTATCGGGGCGAAAACCATCCGCTGGTGGATTTCATGCGCCATGAGGGGGCGGCGCTGTCGAATCCGACGCCGGAACACTATCTGCCGTTGCTGTACGTGCTTGGCGGTTGGGATGGCAAAGAGGCCATCAGCGTGCCGATCGACGGTATCGAAATGGGAGCGCTGAGCATGCTGTCGGTGCAGGTGGGCTAA
- a CDS encoding CYTH domain-containing protein translates to MTVEIELKFIAAPQAVAALPQWLAAWPHQHSAPQKLTNIYFETADNVLRRHDMGLRIRGFDDRYEMTIKTAGKVVGGLHQRPEYNVAIAEPQLALAQFPADIWPQDCDIAALQQALQPLFRTDFVREKWVVTYGKSEIEIGLDQGEVRAGDLSEALSEIELELLKGDTADLLALAGELAAHDGLRQGSLSKAARGYHLAQGNPPREVRPLQVLKPAAKATVEQGMIAAFEQALSHWQYHEELWLRGDAQARASVIEAVGTIRQALVIFGGLVPRKASADLRARLTELEPLLADKAAQPETLCYSTAYLQCKLALTSWLVSGAWRPFIDAKGQAKLDGSFKRFSDIMLGRSGAELKEAFSRMLNEDEYQEQLPRLTRQISALVLLSGAYPDEQTGPYIEAWRELQAALSERRQGWYEASRKQALSHAPFWLNGALR, encoded by the coding sequence ATGACCGTTGAAATTGAACTGAAATTCATCGCCGCGCCGCAAGCGGTGGCCGCTCTGCCGCAATGGCTCGCCGCCTGGCCGCATCAGCATTCCGCGCCGCAAAAGCTGACCAACATTTACTTCGAAACGGCCGACAACGTCCTGCGCCGTCACGACATGGGGCTGCGCATTCGCGGTTTCGACGATCGCTATGAGATGACCATCAAAACCGCCGGTAAAGTGGTGGGCGGCCTGCACCAGCGCCCGGAATACAATGTCGCTATCGCCGAGCCGCAGCTGGCGCTGGCGCAGTTTCCTGCCGACATCTGGCCGCAGGATTGCGATATCGCGGCGCTGCAGCAGGCGTTGCAACCGCTGTTCCGTACCGATTTCGTGCGTGAGAAGTGGGTGGTTACTTACGGCAAAAGCGAGATAGAGATTGGCCTGGACCAGGGCGAGGTGCGTGCCGGTGACCTCAGCGAAGCCCTGAGCGAGATCGAGCTGGAGCTGTTGAAAGGCGATACCGCCGATCTGCTGGCGTTGGCCGGTGAGCTGGCGGCGCACGACGGGTTGCGTCAGGGCAGCCTGAGCAAGGCGGCGCGCGGTTACCACCTGGCGCAGGGCAATCCTCCGCGCGAGGTGCGCCCACTGCAGGTGCTGAAGCCGGCGGCCAAGGCGACCGTGGAGCAGGGGATGATCGCCGCCTTCGAGCAGGCGCTGAGCCACTGGCAGTACCACGAGGAGCTGTGGCTGCGCGGCGACGCGCAGGCGCGCGCTTCGGTGATTGAGGCGGTCGGAACGATCCGCCAGGCGCTGGTGATCTTCGGTGGCCTGGTGCCGCGCAAGGCCAGCGCCGATCTGCGCGCCCGCCTGACCGAGCTCGAACCGCTGTTGGCGGACAAAGCCGCACAGCCAGAGACCCTGTGCTACAGCACGGCCTATCTGCAATGTAAGTTGGCGCTCACATCATGGCTGGTGAGCGGCGCCTGGCGGCCGTTTATCGATGCCAAAGGGCAGGCCAAGCTGGACGGTTCTTTCAAGCGCTTCAGCGACATCATGCTGGGGCGCAGCGGCGCGGAGCTGAAAGAAGCCTTCAGCCGTATGCTGAACGAAGATGAATATCAGGAACAATTGCCGCGCCTGACGCGTCAGATTTCGGCGCTGGTCCTGCTGTCGGGCGCCTACCCCGACGAGCAGACCGGGCCTTATATCGAGGCCTGGCGCGAGCTGCAGGCAGCGCTGAGCGAGCGCCGCCAGGGCTGGTATGAAGCCAGCCGCAAACAGGCCTTATCGCATGCGCCATTCTGGTTAAACGGCGCGCTTCGTTAA